Proteins from a single region of Primulina tabacum isolate GXHZ01 chromosome 5, ASM2559414v2, whole genome shotgun sequence:
- the LOC142544089 gene encoding uncharacterized protein LOC142544089, which produces MATNNFNDPLFLHPSDAPGMTIVSEQLTGVENYGIWSRAMLIALRAKNKIAFIDGTCVRPAEGSITLNQWERCNALVLSWIMNSVSKSIFSGIVYSSDASVVWSDLKDQFDKVNGSRIFSIHRELGKLTQGNNTISVYFCKLKQLWDEYSSLVIMPSCECAAARKYV; this is translated from the coding sequence ATGGCCACCAATAACTTCAACGATCCTCTGTTCTTACACCCATCCGATGCTCCAGGTATGACTATTGTTAGTGAACAATTGACAGGGGTTGAAAATTATGGCATTTGGAGTCGTGCTATGTTAATTGCACTTCGTGCGAAGAATAAGATAGCATTCATTGATGGAACATGCGTACGCCCAGCGGAAGGAAGTATTACCTTGAACCAGTGGGAGAGATGCAATGCCTTGGTTCTATCCTGGATTATGAATTCTGTTTCAAAAAGTATTTTCAGTGGAATTGTATATTCGAGCGATGCTTCTGTTGTTTGGTCAGATTTGAAAGACCAATTCGATAAAGTGAATGGTTCGAGAATTTTCTCTATTCACCGAGAACTTGGGAAGCTGACTCAGGGAAACAACACAATTTCAGTGTATTTTTGTAAGCTCAAGCAATTGTGGGATGAATACAGTTCCTTGGTCATTATGCCGTCATGTGAATGTGCTGCAGCAAGGAAGTATGTTTAA
- the LOC142546217 gene encoding plasma membrane ATPase 4 isoform X2, with protein MGGDKALSLEEIKNETVDLEKVPIEEVFEQLKCTREGLSSEEGATRLQIFGPNKLEEKKESKILKFLGFMWNPLSWVMEAAAIMAIALANGGGKPPDWQDFVGIVCLLVINSTISFIEENNAGNAAAALMAGLAPKTKVLRDGQWSEQEAAILVPGDIVSIKLGDIVPADARLLEGDPLKIDQSALTGESLPVTKNPYDEVFSGSTCKQGEIEAVVIATGVHTFFGKAAHLVDSTNQVGHFQKVLTAIGNFCICSIAIGMLAEIIVMYPIQHRPYRKGIDNLLVLLIGGIPIAMPTVLSVTMAIGSHRLSQQGAITKRMTAIEEMAGMDVLCSDKTGTLTLNKLTVDKSLIEVFAKGVDPDLVLLLAARASRTENQDAIDAAIVGTLADPKEARAGIKELHFFPFNPVDKRTALTYIDSDGNWHRASKGAPEQILTLCNCKEDLKKKVHGVIDKFAERGLRSLAVARQEVPEKTKESHGAPWQFVGLLSLFDPPRHDSAETIRRALNLGVNVKMITGDQLAIAKETGRRLGMGVNMYPSASLLGQHKDESIAGLPVEELIEKADGFAGVFPEHKYEIVKKLQERKHIVGMTGDGVNDAPALKKADIGIAVADATDAARGASDIVLTEPGLSVIISAVLTSRAIFQRMKNYTVILVSFNSCLQFGFMLIALIWKFDFSPFMVLIIAILNDGTIMTISKDRVKPSPWPDSWKLKEIFATGIVLGGYLALMTVIFFWLMHKTDFFHDKFGVKNIRDSEYEMMAALYLQVSIVSQALIFVTRSRSWSFVERPGFLLVTAFIIAQLVATLVAVYANWEFARIKGCGWGWAGVIWLYSIVFYVPLDLMKFAIRYILSGKAWQNLYDNKTAFTTKKDYGKEEREAQWALAQRTLHGLQTPEASNIFNEKSSYRELSEIAEQAKRRAEIARLRELHTLKGHVESVVKLKGLDIETIQQHYTV; from the exons ATGGGTGGGGATAAAGCTCTGAGCCTCGAAGAAATCAAGAATGAGACTGTTGATCTG GAAAAAGTTCCGATCGAGGAAGTTTTCGAGCAGTTGAAATGCACTCGTGAAGGGTTGAGTTCTGAAGAAGGAGCCACAAggcttcaaatttttgggcccAACAAACTGGAAGAGAAAAAG GAGAGCAAAATTCTCAAGTTCCTCGGCTTTATGTGGAATCCACTGTCATGGGTTATGGAAGCTGCGGCTATCATGGCGATTGCTCTTGCTAATGGTGGTGGAAAACCGCCGGATTGGCAAGACTTTGTTGGTATTGTGTGCTTGCTCGTAATCAACTCTACTATCAGTTTCATCGAAGAGAACAATGCGGGAAACGCTGCTGCGGCCCTTATGGCTGGTCTTGCTCCTAAAACTAAG GTCCTCAGAGATGGTCAATGGAGCGAGCAGGAAGCTGCCATTCTGGTTCCTGGAGATATAGTAAGTATCAAATTGGGAGACATTGTCCCTGCTGATGCCCGTTTGCTCGAAGGTGATCCATTAAAGATTGACCAATCCGCCCTCACGGGAGAATCCCTTCCAGTAACCAAGAATCCTTACGACGAAGTTTTCTCGGGTTCCACTTGCAAACAAGGTGAAATCGAAGCAGTAGTCATCGCCACTGGTGTCCATACCTTCTTCGGGAAAGCGGCTCATCTTGTGGACAGCACAAACCAAGTGGGACACTTCCAGAAAGTTCTCACAGCAATCGGTAACTTCTGCATTTGTTCGATCGCCATTGGTATGCTGGCCGAGATAATCGTGATGTACCCGATTCAGCACAGGCCATATAGGAAGGGTATCGACAATCTCCTCGTTCTCTTGATTGGAGGCATTCCGATCGCTATGCCCACCGTCTTGTCTGTGACGATGGCTATTGGATCCCACAGGCTGTCACAGCAAGGCGCCATCACGAAGAGAATGACTGCCATTGAAGAAATGGCAGGAATGGACGTCTTGTGCAGTGACAAGACTGGAACTTTGACTCTTAACAAGCTGACTGTTGATAAAAGTTTGATTGAGGTTTTTGCAAAAGGGGTGGATCCCGATCTTGTTCTGCTTCTTGCTGCAAGGGCTTCAAGAACTGAAAATCAAGATGCTATTGATGCTGCTATTGTTGGCACACTCGCTGATCCAAAGGAG GCTAGAGCTGGCATCAAGGAGTTGCATTTCTTCCCCTTCAACCCCGTGGATAAGAGGACGGCTTTGACTTATATTGATTCAGATGGGAATTGGCATCGTGCCAGCAAGGGAGCCCCTGAACAG ATTTTGACTCTGTGCAATTGCAAGGAAGACCTGAAGAAAAAAGTTCACGGTGTAATTGACAAATTTGCTGAGCGTGGGCTACGCTCCTTGGCTGTTGCCAGACAG GAAGTGCCAGAAAAGACAAAAGAGAGCCATGGTGCTCCATGGCAATTTGTTGGGCTTCTATCTCTTTTTGATCCACCGAGACACGATAGCGCAGAAACCATCCGCCGGGCACTAAATCTTGGAGTAAATGTCAAAATGATTACTG GCGATCAACTTGCGATTGCTAAGGAGACTGGACGTAGGCTTGGGATGGGAGTAAACATGTATCCATCAGCTTCATTGCTTGGGCAACACAAGGATGAGTCTATAGCTGGCCTTCCTGTAGAAGAATTGATTGAGAAGGCCGATGGTTTTGCTGGGGTCTTTCCAG AGCACAAATATGAAATAGTGAAGAAGTTACAGGAGAGGAAGCACATTGTTGGAATGACAGGAGATGGTGTCAACGACGCCCCTGCTCTGAAGAAGGCAGACATTGGGATCGCCGTTGCTGATGCTACTGATGCTGCAAGAGGTGCTTCTGACATTGTGCTAACAGAACCTGGGCTTAGTGTCATCATTAGTGCAGTGTTGACGAGCAGAGCTATTTTCCAAAGAATGAAGAATTACACAGTTA TCCTCGTATCATTCAATTCTTGTTTGCAGTTTGGTTTCATGCTTATCGCCTTGATTTGGAAGTTCGATTTCTCTCCCTTCATGGTTTTGATAATTGCCATCCTTAATGATG GTACAATTATGACCATCTCAAAAGATAGGGTGAAGCCATCTCCGTGGCCAGATAGCTGGAAATTGAAGGAGATTTTTGCCACCGGCATTGTACTTGGAGGTTACCTTGCATTGATGACTGTTATATTCTTCTGGCTGATGCATAAAACCGACTTCTTCCAT GACAAATTTGGAGTTAAAAATATTCGAGACAGTGAGTACGAAATGATGGCTGCTCTATACTTACAAGTTAGCATTGTTAGCCAGGCCCTCATTTTCGTGACCAGGTCACGCAGTTGGTCATTTGTCGAACGCCCTGGATTTCTGTTAGTGACTGCATTCATCATTGCACAATTG GTCGCTACTCTTGTAGCCGTGTATGCCAACTGGGAATTTGCTAGAATCAAAGGATGTGGTTGGGGATGGGCTGGTGTAATCTGGCTTTACAGTATCGTTTTCTATGTGCCACTTGACTTAATGAAGTTTGCTATCCGTTATATCTTAAGTGGAAAGGCTTGGCAGAATTTGTATGACAACAAG ACTGCTTTCACAACCAAGAAAGATTATGGAAAAGAGGAGAGGGAAGCTCAATGGGCTCTCGCTCAAAGAACTTTACACGGCCTCCAAACACCGGAAGCTTCAAATATTTTCAATGAGAAGAGCAGCTACAGGGAACTGTCCGAAATCGCTGAACAAGCCAAGAGGAGAGCTGAGATAGCGAG GCTGAGGGAGTTGCATACCCTTAAAGGACACGTCGAATCAGTCGTCAAGCTTAAAGGGCTCGACATTGAGACAATCCAGCAGCATTACACCGTTTGA
- the LOC142546217 gene encoding plasma membrane ATPase 4 isoform X1, which translates to MGGDKALSLEEIKNETVDLEKVPIEEVFEQLKCTREGLSSEEGATRLQIFGPNKLEEKKESKILKFLGFMWNPLSWVMEAAAIMAIALANGGGKPPDWQDFVGIVCLLVINSTISFIEENNAGNAAAALMAGLAPKTKVLRDGQWSEQEAAILVPGDIVSIKLGDIVPADARLLEGDPLKIDQSALTGESLPVTKNPYDEVFSGSTCKQGEIEAVVIATGVHTFFGKAAHLVDSTNQVGHFQKVLTAIGNFCICSIAIGMLAEIIVMYPIQHRPYRKGIDNLLVLLIGGIPIAMPTVLSVTMAIGSHRLSQQGAITKRMTAIEEMAGMDVLCSDKTGTLTLNKLTVDKSLIEVFAKGVDPDLVLLLAARASRTENQDAIDAAIVGTLADPKEARAGIKELHFFPFNPVDKRTALTYIDSDGNWHRASKGAPEQILTLCNCKEDLKKKVHGVIDKFAERGLRSLAVARQEVPEKTKESHGAPWQFVGLLSLFDPPRHDSAETIRRALNLGVNVKMITGDQLAIAKETGRRLGMGVNMYPSASLLGQHKDESIAGLPVEELIEKADGFAGVFPEHKYEIVKKLQERKHIVGMTGDGVNDAPALKKADIGIAVADATDAARGASDIVLTEPGLSVIISAVLTSRAIFQRMKNYTIYAVSITIRIVFGFMLIALIWKFDFSPFMVLIIAILNDGTIMTISKDRVKPSPWPDSWKLKEIFATGIVLGGYLALMTVIFFWLMHKTDFFHDKFGVKNIRDSEYEMMAALYLQVSIVSQALIFVTRSRSWSFVERPGFLLVTAFIIAQLVATLVAVYANWEFARIKGCGWGWAGVIWLYSIVFYVPLDLMKFAIRYILSGKAWQNLYDNKTAFTTKKDYGKEEREAQWALAQRTLHGLQTPEASNIFNEKSSYRELSEIAEQAKRRAEIARLRELHTLKGHVESVVKLKGLDIETIQQHYTV; encoded by the exons ATGGGTGGGGATAAAGCTCTGAGCCTCGAAGAAATCAAGAATGAGACTGTTGATCTG GAAAAAGTTCCGATCGAGGAAGTTTTCGAGCAGTTGAAATGCACTCGTGAAGGGTTGAGTTCTGAAGAAGGAGCCACAAggcttcaaatttttgggcccAACAAACTGGAAGAGAAAAAG GAGAGCAAAATTCTCAAGTTCCTCGGCTTTATGTGGAATCCACTGTCATGGGTTATGGAAGCTGCGGCTATCATGGCGATTGCTCTTGCTAATGGTGGTGGAAAACCGCCGGATTGGCAAGACTTTGTTGGTATTGTGTGCTTGCTCGTAATCAACTCTACTATCAGTTTCATCGAAGAGAACAATGCGGGAAACGCTGCTGCGGCCCTTATGGCTGGTCTTGCTCCTAAAACTAAG GTCCTCAGAGATGGTCAATGGAGCGAGCAGGAAGCTGCCATTCTGGTTCCTGGAGATATAGTAAGTATCAAATTGGGAGACATTGTCCCTGCTGATGCCCGTTTGCTCGAAGGTGATCCATTAAAGATTGACCAATCCGCCCTCACGGGAGAATCCCTTCCAGTAACCAAGAATCCTTACGACGAAGTTTTCTCGGGTTCCACTTGCAAACAAGGTGAAATCGAAGCAGTAGTCATCGCCACTGGTGTCCATACCTTCTTCGGGAAAGCGGCTCATCTTGTGGACAGCACAAACCAAGTGGGACACTTCCAGAAAGTTCTCACAGCAATCGGTAACTTCTGCATTTGTTCGATCGCCATTGGTATGCTGGCCGAGATAATCGTGATGTACCCGATTCAGCACAGGCCATATAGGAAGGGTATCGACAATCTCCTCGTTCTCTTGATTGGAGGCATTCCGATCGCTATGCCCACCGTCTTGTCTGTGACGATGGCTATTGGATCCCACAGGCTGTCACAGCAAGGCGCCATCACGAAGAGAATGACTGCCATTGAAGAAATGGCAGGAATGGACGTCTTGTGCAGTGACAAGACTGGAACTTTGACTCTTAACAAGCTGACTGTTGATAAAAGTTTGATTGAGGTTTTTGCAAAAGGGGTGGATCCCGATCTTGTTCTGCTTCTTGCTGCAAGGGCTTCAAGAACTGAAAATCAAGATGCTATTGATGCTGCTATTGTTGGCACACTCGCTGATCCAAAGGAG GCTAGAGCTGGCATCAAGGAGTTGCATTTCTTCCCCTTCAACCCCGTGGATAAGAGGACGGCTTTGACTTATATTGATTCAGATGGGAATTGGCATCGTGCCAGCAAGGGAGCCCCTGAACAG ATTTTGACTCTGTGCAATTGCAAGGAAGACCTGAAGAAAAAAGTTCACGGTGTAATTGACAAATTTGCTGAGCGTGGGCTACGCTCCTTGGCTGTTGCCAGACAG GAAGTGCCAGAAAAGACAAAAGAGAGCCATGGTGCTCCATGGCAATTTGTTGGGCTTCTATCTCTTTTTGATCCACCGAGACACGATAGCGCAGAAACCATCCGCCGGGCACTAAATCTTGGAGTAAATGTCAAAATGATTACTG GCGATCAACTTGCGATTGCTAAGGAGACTGGACGTAGGCTTGGGATGGGAGTAAACATGTATCCATCAGCTTCATTGCTTGGGCAACACAAGGATGAGTCTATAGCTGGCCTTCCTGTAGAAGAATTGATTGAGAAGGCCGATGGTTTTGCTGGGGTCTTTCCAG AGCACAAATATGAAATAGTGAAGAAGTTACAGGAGAGGAAGCACATTGTTGGAATGACAGGAGATGGTGTCAACGACGCCCCTGCTCTGAAGAAGGCAGACATTGGGATCGCCGTTGCTGATGCTACTGATGCTGCAAGAGGTGCTTCTGACATTGTGCTAACAGAACCTGGGCTTAGTGTCATCATTAGTGCAGTGTTGACGAGCAGAGCTATTTTCCAAAGAATGAAGAATTACACA ATATACGCAGTGTCAATCACCATCCGTATCGTG TTTGGTTTCATGCTTATCGCCTTGATTTGGAAGTTCGATTTCTCTCCCTTCATGGTTTTGATAATTGCCATCCTTAATGATG GTACAATTATGACCATCTCAAAAGATAGGGTGAAGCCATCTCCGTGGCCAGATAGCTGGAAATTGAAGGAGATTTTTGCCACCGGCATTGTACTTGGAGGTTACCTTGCATTGATGACTGTTATATTCTTCTGGCTGATGCATAAAACCGACTTCTTCCAT GACAAATTTGGAGTTAAAAATATTCGAGACAGTGAGTACGAAATGATGGCTGCTCTATACTTACAAGTTAGCATTGTTAGCCAGGCCCTCATTTTCGTGACCAGGTCACGCAGTTGGTCATTTGTCGAACGCCCTGGATTTCTGTTAGTGACTGCATTCATCATTGCACAATTG GTCGCTACTCTTGTAGCCGTGTATGCCAACTGGGAATTTGCTAGAATCAAAGGATGTGGTTGGGGATGGGCTGGTGTAATCTGGCTTTACAGTATCGTTTTCTATGTGCCACTTGACTTAATGAAGTTTGCTATCCGTTATATCTTAAGTGGAAAGGCTTGGCAGAATTTGTATGACAACAAG ACTGCTTTCACAACCAAGAAAGATTATGGAAAAGAGGAGAGGGAAGCTCAATGGGCTCTCGCTCAAAGAACTTTACACGGCCTCCAAACACCGGAAGCTTCAAATATTTTCAATGAGAAGAGCAGCTACAGGGAACTGTCCGAAATCGCTGAACAAGCCAAGAGGAGAGCTGAGATAGCGAG GCTGAGGGAGTTGCATACCCTTAAAGGACACGTCGAATCAGTCGTCAAGCTTAAAGGGCTCGACATTGAGACAATCCAGCAGCATTACACCGTTTGA